Proteins found in one Corallococcus exiguus genomic segment:
- a CDS encoding anti-sigma factor family protein, whose amino-acid sequence MEACSPAWQERLSAWFDGEGPAHERQAVEQHLARCVGCAREAARYAPLREALKAQAATENHVPLELRARVSRLAPRSRPAFRRRWTVGLAAAVASVGILWTSWPGGMNDALAMDLERHHLKAFSRATPCEFESSDPAAVKAWVAREVGYAVDVPVVPGATLLGARRCRLHGQLSASLLYRHEGGTAMTLFLPPPGSPAAREAASFAGEGTRCTQGPIGERICVAPRRGGQAALAVSELEQPVLADALARLAP is encoded by the coding sequence ATGGAAGCCTGTAGCCCGGCGTGGCAGGAACGTCTCTCCGCGTGGTTCGATGGGGAGGGCCCGGCGCACGAGCGGCAGGCCGTGGAGCAGCACCTGGCCCGGTGCGTGGGCTGTGCCCGGGAGGCGGCCCGCTATGCCCCGCTGCGCGAGGCGCTGAAGGCCCAGGCCGCCACGGAGAATCACGTGCCGCTCGAGCTGAGGGCGCGTGTCTCCCGCCTGGCTCCGCGCTCCCGCCCCGCCTTCCGGCGGCGGTGGACGGTGGGCCTGGCCGCGGCGGTCGCGTCCGTGGGCATCCTCTGGACGTCGTGGCCCGGTGGCATGAACGACGCGCTGGCGATGGACCTCGAGCGGCACCACCTCAAGGCCTTCTCGCGCGCCACTCCCTGCGAGTTCGAGTCCTCGGATCCGGCCGCGGTGAAGGCCTGGGTGGCGCGGGAGGTGGGCTACGCGGTGGACGTACCGGTGGTACCCGGCGCGACGCTGCTGGGGGCCCGCCGCTGCCGGCTGCATGGACAGCTCTCCGCCTCGCTGCTGTACCGGCACGAGGGGGGCACGGCGATGACGCTCTTCCTGCCGCCGCCGGGCTCCCCCGCGGCGCGGGAGGCGGCGAGCTTCGCCGGAGAAGGGACGCGCTGCACGCAGGGCCCCATCGGCGAGCGCATCTGCGTGGCGCCGCGCAGGGGCGGGCAGGCCGCGCTCGCCGTCTCCGAGCTGGAGCAGCCGGTGCTCGCCGACGCCTTGGCCCGTCTGGCGCCTTGA
- a CDS encoding YeeE/YedE family protein, whose protein sequence is MISSLLPPLLGGALIGLSASLLLLANGRVAGISGVVGSLLAPVRGDVAWRVLFLAGLLTGGLLLAWLRPGSFPAPTSLSAGGALLLVGAGLLVGFGSRLGNGCTSGHGVCGISRGSARSIAATLTFMATGVLTVFLIRHVL, encoded by the coding sequence ATGATTTCCTCCCTCCTCCCTCCCCTCCTGGGTGGGGCGCTCATCGGCCTGAGTGCCTCCTTGCTCCTGTTGGCCAATGGCCGGGTTGCCGGCATCAGCGGCGTGGTGGGCTCGCTGCTGGCCCCCGTGCGCGGGGATGTCGCCTGGCGCGTGCTCTTCCTCGCCGGACTGCTCACCGGGGGCCTGCTGCTGGCGTGGCTGCGCCCTGGCTCCTTCCCGGCCCCCACGTCCTTGAGCGCGGGCGGCGCCTTGCTGCTGGTGGGGGCCGGACTGCTGGTGGGGTTCGGCTCGCGGCTGGGCAACGGCTGCACCAGCGGGCACGGCGTCTGCGGCATCAGCCGCGGCTCGGCCCGCTCCATCGCGGCCACGCTCACCTTCATGGCCACCGGCGTCCTCACCGTCTTCCTGATTCGCCACGTCCTCTAG
- a CDS encoding YeiH family protein produces the protein MTAPLATPSTPVAPPPGGVWRRRLPGLGLAAGLAVASYWLATLPGLKVVGPLTVALLIGITLRTALGLSAVLVEGTRYSARTVLRLGIVLMGARLDFGLVAKVGPRVLLLALAVIVGGILGIRWVTKRFGVPEKLGTLLAVGTSICGASAVVAASSVTRADEEDTTLAVGLCGILGTVGVLFYVFVGPLLGLSTAQLAILSGATLHEVAQVMAAAFTWGTSAGDLGTLVKLTRVVLLAPALVVLGLASGAGGKVRYSLKEPPIPWFVIGFLAVGVLGSVGVLPTAAKAGLSTASVFLMVMAMAAMGLGTHLSMVRRAGMRVVYAGLAGFAALALSAWGLIQLLSIQ, from the coding sequence ATGACTGCTCCTCTCGCTACACCCTCCACCCCCGTCGCACCTCCACCGGGAGGCGTCTGGCGTCGGCGTTTGCCGGGCCTGGGGCTCGCCGCGGGGTTGGCGGTGGCCAGCTACTGGCTTGCCACGCTTCCAGGCCTCAAGGTGGTAGGGCCGCTCACGGTGGCGCTGCTCATTGGAATCACGCTGCGCACGGCCCTGGGGCTGTCTGCTGTCCTGGTGGAGGGCACGCGCTACTCGGCGCGCACGGTGCTGCGGTTGGGCATCGTGCTGATGGGGGCGCGGCTCGACTTCGGGCTGGTGGCGAAGGTGGGCCCACGCGTGCTGCTGCTCGCCCTTGCCGTCATCGTCGGCGGCATCCTGGGGATCCGCTGGGTGACGAAGCGCTTCGGCGTCCCGGAGAAGCTGGGCACGCTGCTGGCCGTGGGCACCTCCATCTGCGGCGCCAGCGCAGTGGTGGCCGCCAGCTCCGTCACCCGCGCCGACGAGGAGGACACCACGCTGGCGGTAGGCCTGTGTGGAATCCTCGGCACGGTGGGCGTGCTCTTCTATGTCTTCGTGGGGCCGCTGCTGGGGCTGAGCACCGCGCAGCTCGCCATCCTCTCGGGCGCCACGCTGCACGAGGTGGCGCAGGTGATGGCCGCGGCCTTCACCTGGGGCACCTCCGCGGGTGACCTGGGAACGCTGGTGAAGCTCACCCGCGTGGTGCTGCTGGCCCCCGCGCTGGTGGTGCTGGGGCTCGCCTCCGGCGCGGGCGGGAAGGTGCGCTACTCGCTGAAGGAGCCGCCCATTCCCTGGTTCGTCATCGGCTTCCTCGCCGTGGGCGTGCTGGGCTCGGTGGGCGTGCTGCCCACGGCCGCCAAGGCCGGGCTCTCCACCGCCAGCGTCTTCCTCATGGTGATGGCCATGGCGGCCATGGGGTTGGGCACCCACCTGAGCATGGTCCGCCGCGCGGGCATGCGCGTCGTCTACGCGGGCCTCGCCGGCTTCGCGGCTCTGGCGCTGTCCGCCTGGGGCCTCATCCAGTTGCTGTCCATCCAGTAA
- a CDS encoding rhodanese-like domain-containing protein, which produces MKSVLVVAALFAGPFLVSCAHQRSTGAEAHQRVEAGATLVDVRTPEEFAAGHLPGAVNIPVDELPQRLAELGSPEKPLVLYCRSGARSSRAELLLKERGFQDVFNLGPMSAWE; this is translated from the coding sequence ATGAAGTCCGTTCTCGTCGTCGCTGCCCTGTTCGCCGGTCCGTTCCTCGTCTCCTGTGCGCACCAGCGCTCCACCGGGGCCGAGGCCCACCAGCGGGTGGAGGCGGGCGCCACGCTGGTGGATGTCCGCACGCCGGAGGAGTTCGCCGCCGGGCACCTTCCCGGGGCGGTGAACATCCCCGTGGATGAGCTGCCCCAGCGGCTCGCCGAGCTCGGCTCGCCGGAGAAGCCCCTCGTCCTCTACTGCCGCAGTGGCGCGCGCAGCAGCCGCGCCGAACTCCTCCTGAAGGAGCGTGGATTCCAGGACGTCTTCAACCTGGGCCCCATGTCGGCCTGGGAGTGA
- a CDS encoding DUF6691 family protein produces MRSNISAFLSGLLFAIGLGISGMTDPANVLGFLDLAGDWDYRLAFVMGGAIAVHAALRPFIHKRERPLFAATFPSFSASGVDRRLLVGAGLFGVGWGLGGYCPGPALASLATGATQLLVFVPAMFAGMALAQVPRARRSASAGTPVPGASPTP; encoded by the coding sequence ATGCGTTCAAACATCAGTGCGTTTCTCAGCGGCCTCCTCTTCGCTATCGGCCTGGGCATCAGCGGCATGACGGACCCGGCCAACGTCCTCGGCTTCCTCGACCTCGCGGGGGATTGGGATTACCGGCTCGCGTTCGTGATGGGCGGCGCCATCGCCGTGCACGCGGCGCTGCGGCCCTTCATCCACAAGCGCGAGCGGCCCCTGTTCGCCGCGACGTTCCCCTCCTTCTCCGCCAGCGGGGTGGACCGCAGGCTCCTCGTGGGCGCGGGCCTCTTCGGCGTGGGCTGGGGGCTCGGCGGCTACTGCCCCGGCCCCGCGCTCGCCTCGCTCGCCACCGGTGCGACGCAGTTGCTCGTCTTCGTGCCCGCCATGTTCGCTGGCATGGCCCTCGCGCAGGTGCCGCGGGCGCGACGGAGCGCGAGCGCGGGCACTCCGGTCCCGGGCGCATCGCCCACTCCGTAG
- the ygfZ gene encoding CAF17-like 4Fe-4S cluster assembly/insertion protein YgfZ, which yields MEPLTLHFVHEQVGARFISVGGREVVAGYGDVGAEYGAARDAVALHDASYREILRITGEDRASFLHGMVTQEVKNLPVGSAAYAALITVKGAMVGDARILKREDDLLLDLEPGLGAKVREFLDKYLISEDAELHDGTPEWGWLKLLGPRTAQVLAAVPGGPSELPAPLSSRKATLAGQEVLLLGTALPGGLSGVDVLVPRAGLEAVWAALVQAGGAHGLKPLGFDALERVRVEAGVPRYGQDMVDTTIPLEANLTNAISYNKGCYIGQEVIARATFRGHMKRKLAGLLLGEKDVAPGTELRRGEKKVGWVTSVVTSPVKGQRVALGYVHRDSLEPGTELTLGEGAGTVTVAALPFTAS from the coding sequence ATGGAACCGCTGACGCTGCATTTTGTTCACGAGCAGGTGGGTGCCCGCTTCATTTCGGTGGGCGGCCGCGAGGTCGTGGCCGGGTATGGAGACGTGGGCGCGGAGTATGGCGCGGCCCGTGACGCAGTGGCACTGCACGATGCGTCCTACCGCGAAATCCTCCGGATAACGGGGGAGGATCGCGCCTCCTTCCTCCACGGCATGGTGACCCAGGAGGTGAAGAACCTCCCGGTGGGCTCGGCCGCCTATGCCGCCCTCATCACGGTGAAGGGCGCCATGGTGGGAGATGCACGCATCCTCAAGCGGGAGGACGACCTCCTGCTGGACCTGGAGCCCGGCCTGGGCGCCAAGGTGCGGGAGTTCCTGGACAAATACCTCATCTCCGAGGACGCGGAGCTGCACGACGGCACCCCGGAATGGGGCTGGCTCAAGCTGCTCGGCCCCCGGACGGCCCAGGTGCTGGCCGCCGTCCCGGGCGGCCCCTCGGAGCTTCCGGCGCCCCTGTCCAGCCGCAAGGCCACCCTCGCTGGCCAGGAGGTGTTGCTCCTGGGGACGGCGCTGCCGGGCGGGCTGTCCGGCGTGGACGTGCTGGTGCCTCGCGCGGGGCTGGAGGCGGTGTGGGCGGCGCTGGTCCAGGCGGGCGGGGCGCACGGGCTGAAGCCGCTGGGGTTCGACGCGCTGGAGCGGGTGCGGGTGGAGGCGGGGGTGCCGCGCTACGGGCAGGACATGGTGGACACCACCATCCCGCTGGAGGCGAACCTCACCAACGCCATCTCCTACAACAAGGGTTGCTACATCGGGCAGGAGGTCATCGCCCGGGCCACCTTCCGCGGGCACATGAAGCGCAAGCTGGCGGGGCTGCTGCTGGGTGAGAAGGACGTGGCGCCCGGCACGGAGCTGCGCCGCGGGGAGAAGAAGGTGGGCTGGGTCACGAGCGTGGTGACGTCCCCGGTGAAGGGTCAGCGGGTGGCGCTGGGCTACGTGCACCGTGACTCGCTGGAGCCGGGCACGGAGCTGACGTTGGGCGAAGGCGCGGGCACCGTCACGGTGGCCGCCCTGCCCTTCACGGCCTCGTAG
- a CDS encoding MBL fold metallo-hydrolase gives MIFRQLFDAESSTYTYLLGDETTRQAVLIDPVIEQVDRDLKLVGELGLTLTHVFDTHVHADHVTASGVLRERTQATVVGSKGGAACANVQVGHGDEVRVGQRVFQVLATPGHTDDSVSYLLGDRVFTGDALLVRGNGRTDFQNGNASQLYDSLTRVLFRLPDETLVYPAHDYHGHLVTSIGEEKRHNPRVAGRSREEFIEVMNNLHLPKPRKIDVAVPANRACGHTAPSPRGA, from the coding sequence ATGATTTTCCGCCAGCTTTTCGACGCAGAGTCCTCGACCTACACCTATCTCCTCGGCGACGAGACCACGCGGCAGGCCGTCCTCATCGACCCTGTCATCGAGCAGGTCGACCGGGATCTGAAACTGGTGGGCGAGCTGGGCCTCACCCTCACCCACGTCTTTGATACCCACGTGCACGCGGACCACGTCACCGCGTCCGGCGTGCTGCGCGAGCGCACGCAGGCCACGGTGGTGGGGAGCAAGGGAGGAGCCGCCTGCGCCAACGTCCAGGTGGGCCACGGAGACGAGGTGCGCGTCGGGCAGCGCGTCTTCCAGGTGCTCGCCACCCCGGGGCACACGGACGACAGCGTCAGCTACCTGCTGGGCGACCGCGTCTTCACCGGGGACGCACTGCTCGTGCGCGGCAACGGCCGCACCGACTTCCAGAACGGGAACGCGAGCCAGCTCTACGACAGCCTCACCCGCGTCCTCTTCCGCCTGCCGGATGAAACGCTCGTCTACCCCGCGCACGACTACCACGGTCACCTGGTGACGAGCATCGGCGAGGAGAAGCGACACAACCCGCGCGTCGCGGGCAGGAGCCGGGAGGAGTTCATCGAGGTGATGAACAACCTCCACCTGCCCAAGCCCAGGAAGATCGACGTCGCCGTCCCAGCCAACCGCGCCTGTGGGCACACGGCGCCTTCTCCGCGGGGGGCCTGA
- a CDS encoding sigma-70 family RNA polymerase sigma factor produces MSTRTDEQLMEAARAGDDKALDEVLARHEKQVYRFGLRMCGSEEDAKEVLQETLLAAFQGIHSFRGDAELSTWLYQVARTHCLRLRRKRAGAPEEFQPLDSPAATHVAAEAATPDVVSHARQMGEVLQAAILALPEAHREVLILRDVEGLPAEEAAKVVGIEVRALKSRLHRARLQLREHLSTLMGEGSEEQAPACPELARELSGFAAQEVDQATCVRLEDHLSRCPRCTEACDSLKRTVSLCRRIPGDAVPAPVRAAVRQALSQATRP; encoded by the coding sequence ATGTCGACGCGAACCGATGAGCAGCTGATGGAGGCCGCGCGCGCTGGCGACGACAAGGCGCTGGATGAGGTCCTCGCCCGCCACGAGAAGCAGGTGTACCGCTTTGGCCTGCGCATGTGCGGCTCGGAGGAGGACGCGAAGGAGGTGCTCCAGGAGACGCTGCTCGCGGCCTTCCAGGGCATCCACTCGTTCCGGGGCGACGCGGAGCTGTCCACGTGGCTGTATCAGGTGGCCCGCACGCACTGCCTCCGCCTGCGCCGCAAGCGCGCCGGAGCACCCGAGGAGTTCCAGCCCCTCGACTCTCCCGCGGCCACCCACGTCGCCGCGGAGGCTGCCACCCCGGACGTGGTGTCCCATGCGCGGCAGATGGGGGAGGTGTTGCAGGCGGCCATCCTCGCGCTGCCGGAAGCCCACCGGGAGGTGCTCATCCTCCGGGACGTGGAGGGCCTGCCGGCGGAGGAGGCGGCGAAGGTGGTGGGCATCGAGGTGCGGGCGCTCAAGAGCCGGCTGCACCGCGCGCGGCTCCAGCTGCGCGAACACCTCTCCACGCTGATGGGGGAGGGCTCCGAGGAGCAGGCCCCGGCGTGCCCGGAGCTGGCGCGGGAGCTCTCCGGGTTCGCCGCGCAGGAGGTGGACCAGGCCACCTGCGTGCGTCTGGAGGACCATCTGTCGCGCTGCCCGCGCTGTACCGAGGCGTGCGACTCGCTCAAGCGCACGGTGTCCCTGTGCCGGCGCATTCCAGGGGATGCGGTGCCCGCGCCCGTGCGCGCGGCGGTGCGCCAGGCGTTGTCTCAGGCTACGAGGCCGTGA
- a CDS encoding bifunctional metallophosphatase/5'-nucleotidase, producing MTMMPLLSLLGALFSLGGLGSGCALTRPGAITPPADSVSSQRKQLTVLYVADLHAQLRAHPELFWHEGKERIEEAGGFARVAAAIQRIRAERGGDVLVLDAGDTIQGSGAAALTEGEALIAPLNALGLDGAVPGNWEVVYGPRVLRQRARELKHPLVAANLRDAASGERLFPPYFMKEVGGVKVAVVGFTDPDVPRRQPPGYSQGLRYDGPEELPALVREVREREGAQVVLLMTHVGLAKAVGLAARVPGVDVHLSGDTHERTYAPIEKAGSWVVEPGAFGSFLGRLDLWVEEGRVVDRRWELIELTASRFPEDPKVARLVDAALAPHEAKLSATVGHTDVTLARYAVVENPLDNVLADAIRAAGGTQIGLSNGFRFGTPLLPGPVREADLWNLFPIVNKLKTGKVSGRQLRAFWEQELENVFAKDPQKRFGGWLPRPSGMTLHFRANAPRGERLLAIEVGGRPVEDDRLYTVTACEREGDTPDMVCRIPGVQEPHVLDIDAHEAVRRFLAGKPRLNDALQGRAVGEDLPPVLRTQQVE from the coding sequence ATGACGATGATGCCTCTGCTTTCCCTGCTCGGCGCGCTGTTCTCGCTGGGCGGCCTGGGCTCCGGCTGTGCCCTGACGCGGCCGGGAGCCATCACCCCACCGGCCGACAGCGTTTCGTCCCAGCGCAAGCAGCTCACCGTCCTCTACGTGGCGGATCTGCACGCGCAGCTGCGCGCCCACCCCGAGCTGTTCTGGCACGAAGGGAAGGAGCGCATCGAAGAGGCCGGCGGCTTCGCTCGCGTGGCCGCCGCCATCCAGCGGATCCGCGCGGAGCGCGGCGGTGACGTGCTGGTGCTCGATGCCGGTGACACGATTCAGGGCTCGGGCGCGGCGGCGCTCACCGAGGGCGAAGCACTCATCGCGCCGCTCAACGCGCTCGGGCTGGACGGCGCGGTGCCCGGCAACTGGGAGGTGGTGTACGGCCCCAGGGTGCTGCGCCAGCGCGCCCGTGAGCTGAAGCATCCGCTCGTCGCCGCCAACCTGCGCGATGCGGCCAGCGGTGAGCGCCTCTTTCCGCCGTACTTCATGAAGGAGGTGGGCGGGGTGAAGGTGGCCGTCGTCGGCTTCACGGATCCGGATGTCCCGCGCCGCCAGCCTCCCGGCTACAGCCAGGGCCTGCGCTACGACGGCCCGGAGGAACTGCCGGCGCTCGTGCGCGAGGTGCGCGAGCGTGAAGGCGCCCAGGTGGTGCTGCTGATGACGCACGTGGGGCTCGCCAAGGCGGTGGGACTCGCCGCCCGCGTGCCCGGCGTGGACGTCCACCTGTCCGGCGACACGCATGAGCGCACCTATGCACCCATCGAGAAGGCCGGCAGCTGGGTGGTGGAGCCCGGCGCCTTCGGCTCCTTCCTCGGACGGTTGGACTTGTGGGTGGAGGAGGGCCGGGTGGTGGACCGCCGCTGGGAGCTCATCGAGCTGACCGCGTCGCGCTTCCCCGAGGACCCGAAGGTGGCCCGGCTGGTGGATGCCGCGCTCGCTCCGCACGAGGCGAAGCTGTCCGCGACGGTGGGCCACACCGACGTGACGCTCGCGCGCTACGCGGTGGTGGAGAACCCGCTCGACAACGTGCTGGCGGACGCCATCCGCGCCGCTGGTGGGACGCAGATAGGCCTCTCCAACGGCTTCCGCTTCGGCACGCCGCTGCTGCCCGGGCCGGTGCGCGAAGCGGACCTGTGGAACCTCTTCCCCATCGTCAACAAGTTGAAGACGGGCAAGGTGAGTGGCCGGCAGCTTCGCGCCTTCTGGGAGCAGGAGCTGGAGAACGTCTTCGCGAAGGACCCGCAGAAGCGCTTTGGCGGGTGGCTGCCGCGTCCCTCGGGGATGACGCTGCACTTCCGGGCCAACGCGCCCAGGGGCGAGCGCCTGCTGGCAATCGAAGTCGGAGGCAGGCCGGTGGAGGACGACCGCCTCTACACCGTGACGGCCTGCGAGCGTGAGGGCGATACCCCCGACATGGTGTGCCGGATTCCCGGCGTCCAGGAGCCGCACGTCCTGGACATCGATGCGCACGAGGCGGTGCGCCGCTTCCTCGCCGGCAAGCCGCGTCTGAACGACGCGCTGCAAGGGCGCGCCGTGGGCGAGGACCTCCCGCCCGTGCTGCGCACCCAGCAGGTGGAGTGA
- a CDS encoding vitamin K epoxide reductase/DsbA family protein: protein MSKKAPTPAAPVPTRGALALLALGLVTSGLAVYQWLELLTVRAGGSTACSISETVNCATVWNSDFASAVHDTLGIPIAGLGLVWGLAAVGLSALYLAWAKAGRDVRPATNGLRLLALAGVVSIIVFAAVSAQLGVVCPTCMGTYALVLVFTGVAWRGLPGPLMPQAGEWGDTLKWTVGISAVAFVAMQMPGRATPHAPKAGAFLPPVASTQAPNTSGSNSPMPPPPPAPPATLGEFIASLDPQQRQFLSDALAVYRAATPKLAAYPPRALYGPADAPVKVLEWTDSKCPHCKMLVEELAAIKQHAPQGMLSVEARQFPLDGQCNPAIPNRGPDALSVRCAAARATVCLEGAKDFWTLRERLFAAQAFLDTDKVMEIASSGSVARPQLEACMTAPETIGKLRQDVEYAMRFNIQGTPLVLVNGREVPPFAPLIYALVLASGNPDAPAFSALPPPRSRGTGSPGHEGHAHP, encoded by the coding sequence ATGAGCAAGAAGGCCCCGACCCCGGCCGCCCCCGTTCCCACCCGTGGCGCACTCGCGCTGCTGGCGCTGGGACTCGTCACCAGCGGGCTCGCCGTCTATCAATGGCTGGAGTTGCTCACGGTGCGCGCGGGCGGCTCCACCGCCTGCAGCATCAGCGAGACCGTCAACTGCGCCACCGTCTGGAACTCGGACTTCGCCAGCGCCGTGCACGACACGCTGGGCATCCCCATCGCGGGCCTGGGCCTGGTGTGGGGCCTGGCCGCCGTGGGCCTCTCCGCGCTGTACCTCGCGTGGGCCAAGGCGGGCCGCGATGTGCGCCCGGCCACCAACGGCCTGCGCCTGCTGGCGCTCGCGGGCGTCGTCTCCATCATCGTCTTCGCCGCCGTCAGCGCCCAGCTGGGCGTGGTGTGCCCCACCTGCATGGGCACCTACGCGCTGGTGCTCGTCTTCACCGGCGTGGCGTGGCGCGGCCTGCCCGGCCCCCTGATGCCCCAGGCGGGCGAGTGGGGCGACACGCTCAAGTGGACCGTGGGCATCTCCGCCGTCGCCTTCGTGGCCATGCAGATGCCCGGCCGGGCCACGCCGCACGCGCCGAAGGCCGGCGCCTTCCTGCCGCCGGTGGCCTCCACGCAGGCGCCGAACACGTCCGGCTCCAACTCCCCCATGCCGCCGCCTCCGCCCGCGCCGCCCGCGACGCTGGGTGAGTTCATCGCCAGCCTGGATCCGCAGCAGCGCCAGTTCCTGTCGGATGCGCTCGCCGTGTACCGGGCGGCCACGCCGAAGCTCGCGGCCTATCCTCCGCGCGCCCTCTACGGCCCGGCGGACGCGCCGGTGAAGGTGCTGGAGTGGACCGACAGCAAGTGCCCCCACTGCAAGATGCTGGTGGAGGAGCTGGCCGCCATCAAGCAGCACGCGCCCCAGGGCATGCTGTCCGTGGAGGCGCGGCAGTTCCCGCTGGACGGCCAGTGCAACCCGGCCATCCCCAACCGTGGGCCGGACGCGCTCAGCGTGCGCTGCGCCGCGGCCCGGGCCACGGTGTGCCTGGAGGGCGCGAAGGACTTCTGGACGCTGCGCGAGAGGCTCTTCGCCGCGCAGGCCTTCCTGGACACCGACAAGGTGATGGAGATCGCCAGCTCTGGTTCCGTGGCGCGCCCGCAGCTGGAGGCGTGCATGACGGCGCCGGAGACCATCGGGAAGCTGCGCCAGGATGTCGAATACGCCATGCGCTTCAACATCCAGGGCACGCCGCTGGTGCTGGTGAACGGCCGTGAGGTGCCGCCGTTCGCGCCCCTCATCTACGCGCTGGTGCTGGCGAGCGGAAACCCCGACGCCCCCGCCTTCAGCGCCCTGCCGCCTCCGCGCTCGCGTGGCACCGGCTCCCCCGGCCACGAGGGCCACGCCCACCCGTAA
- a CDS encoding DsrE family protein, protein MNRFLLLLVTALVTAPLATLAAPPSQSSQATEKKAPARQGKLVFVSTTGLEDIGTLSSSFRHAKTAKESGYLSDVVWLTYGRAVVALDPTVKAVPESVRKEAQAAKAAGVRLVACGHALAKFGIDPKKLQLEAEVVDNGVAELSRLVAEGYQVIRY, encoded by the coding sequence ATGAATCGCTTCCTGTTGCTGCTCGTCACCGCGCTCGTCACCGCTCCACTGGCCACGCTCGCCGCGCCGCCGTCCCAGTCTTCCCAGGCCACCGAGAAGAAGGCCCCCGCGCGCCAGGGCAAGCTCGTCTTCGTCTCCACCACGGGCCTGGAGGACATCGGCACCCTCTCCAGCTCCTTCCGGCACGCGAAGACGGCCAAGGAGTCCGGCTACCTTTCGGACGTGGTGTGGCTCACCTACGGCCGCGCGGTGGTGGCGTTGGACCCGACGGTCAAGGCCGTGCCGGAGTCGGTCCGCAAGGAGGCCCAGGCCGCGAAGGCCGCGGGCGTCCGGCTGGTGGCCTGCGGCCACGCGCTCGCGAAGTTCGGCATCGACCCCAAGAAGCTCCAGCTGGAGGCGGAGGTGGTGGACAACGGCGTCGCGGAGCTGTCACGCCTGGTGGCCGAGGGCTATCAGGTCATCCGCTACTGA
- a CDS encoding cupin domain-containing protein translates to MDVKQLSAFQGFSLEKLQKHSVFQSGRFFLDVYCLAPGQAQKPHRHATSDKVYLVLEGSCRFRIGDEEAAHGPGSTLFAPAGTEHGVVNDGPDNARLLVLMTPPPEHA, encoded by the coding sequence ATGGATGTGAAGCAGCTTTCGGCCTTCCAGGGCTTCTCCTTAGAGAAGCTCCAGAAGCACTCCGTCTTCCAGTCGGGTCGCTTCTTCCTCGACGTCTACTGCCTGGCCCCGGGCCAGGCGCAGAAGCCCCACCGGCATGCCACGTCCGACAAGGTGTACCTCGTGCTGGAGGGAAGCTGCCGCTTCCGCATCGGCGACGAGGAAGCGGCGCATGGCCCCGGCTCCACCCTTTTCGCCCCCGCGGGCACCGAACACGGCGTCGTCAATGACGGCCCGGACAACGCCCGCCTCCTCGTCCTGATGACCCCCCCTCCGGAGCACGCATGA
- a CDS encoding RNA polymerase sigma factor: protein MSSRSFIERALEHLPALRRVGRRLTGSTAEADDLVQETVARALERHDELRDPERLKGWLLAVQRAVFLNSRRGLRPRLEVLEGGLGKDAAPEPSADLEAELHAHTLSSGMKAALESLAPEWRDALWLREVEELSYEEIAQVQGCPVGTVRSRLARARGAMLDLLEKEKSHGSL, encoded by the coding sequence GTGAGCAGCCGGTCCTTTATTGAACGTGCCCTGGAGCACCTGCCAGCCCTGCGACGGGTGGGCCGCCGCCTGACGGGCAGCACCGCCGAGGCGGATGACCTGGTGCAGGAGACGGTGGCGCGCGCGCTGGAGCGGCACGACGAGCTGCGCGACCCGGAGCGGCTCAAGGGATGGCTGCTCGCCGTCCAGCGCGCCGTCTTTCTCAACTCCCGGCGGGGCCTGCGCCCCCGGCTGGAGGTGCTGGAGGGCGGTCTGGGGAAGGATGCCGCTCCCGAGCCTTCCGCGGACCTGGAGGCGGAGCTGCACGCCCACACGCTCAGCTCGGGCATGAAGGCGGCGCTGGAGTCGCTGGCCCCCGAGTGGCGGGATGCGCTGTGGCTGCGCGAAGTCGAAGAGCTGAGTTACGAGGAGATCGCCCAGGTCCAGGGCTGTCCAGTGGGCACCGTGCGCTCGCGCCTCGCGCGGGCCCGGGGGGCGATGCTCGACCTCCTGGAGAAGGAGAAGTCACATGGAAGCCTGTAG